Below is a window of Pseudomonas sp. B21-040 DNA.
AAGGTTTTCTGCGCTGCCGATGGTAAATGGATCACTGGTTATCGTGATTCAATCGGCATAAGACTAGTCCCCGGAGGTATCGCCAGAGTCTGGGTTGGCGGTCCGTGCGTGACACCGATCGAAGTGACTACGGTAAAAGCCGTAATTGATCCGCGTGGCCCATACGAAGGTAAGTCTGGAGGTCACTACCGCCCCCTTTCCGCCGTTTCCAACGCCTACGTCGAAAAGTTTGGTGTGCCCTATGACTCTTGGAAGTGAAAGAGCGACAACAGTTTAATGAAGAGCTTTCACGAACCACCTTGCGAGTATTGAGGCTTGGCGCCAATGACGCTTAAGCGTGATCACTGAGTTCCCATCCAAAACGAAAAAATCCAGCGCCTAGAAACGCTGGATTTTTTTTACAGATCAAGCGTCAGACCGGCGCTTTCCACCCCATCATCCGCTGCTGCGCAACCGCTAACAGGTCAAACCCATCCTGCGTCAGCAGATAAAGCGCGTGAGTAATGTGCGGAATGTCTTGAACATCACCGTGCTTGAAGCATTGGCAATGCAGCGTTTCAAGTAGCTGGCTGGAGGCTCTTACTCGCTGTAGCGCGGCTTCGAGAATGTCTTGGGGGTTGGCTTCGGTGTCGATTACCAAAGGACTTGAGTCGGTAACGTTGCTTTTGAGTGAACGATAACGATCTGGAAACGGTTTAAACGTTGGCATTGAAATTACTCGATGATTAATAAGTAATCGCCAGCACCGTGACCAAACGGTGGGTGGCGGCTGTGTACAGGCTTGGTCAACCGAAACCATCAAATCGGCTCGCCCGAAGGCGTCCAGCACACAGCCACCATTGCAACGCACTTACAGGACATAGATGTCCGCAGAGCGAATGATGGCACACATATGTGAGATGGCATCAGGTGACCAAACCCGACCGCTGATTTTGCAGCGAGCCCAAACAGTAATCGCTCCCACCCGGCAGGCGAAAGTCGATAAGTCACCTACGCTTGTAGGACCCAGCCGAAGCTGCCGTCGCTTTATTACCCGGCGAAACATCCGACAGAAACACCCCGCGCGACAGGCGGCGTTCAGGTGGGTTAACCATCGCTTAACGCCGTGGTTAAAAACTCAACACGACCGCACGCCCTCAGACGCTTCTGATGCCCAGTGCGGCAGGTTCGACGCCTTGATGTCGAGCTGATTTTCCGCCCGTTCTGGAGATCGCCTCATGAACACCCGCACCCTGATTTTTGCCACTGCCCTCACCTGCACTGCGTTTGCCGGGCTTGCCCAGGCCAACGACACACCCTCTTCCCAAGCCGTGCCCTATCACTACGGCATGCCGCTGAACGTTGGCAAAGTCGTGGCCCTGACAGAGCCGACGACCGACGAATGCAAAGTGATCACCGCCGATATGAAGTACATCGACACGTCCGGCAAGCCTGAAGAAATCACCTACAGGAAGCTTTCCGACGCGTGCAGTTATCAAAACTGACGGAACAGTCTGATTCGAAACCTGGCGGTTTTACTGTGAGGGTTCTGGCGTTATGCTCTAGCGCCTCCCTCACTGCCGCAAGGATTCGCCATGCAGTTGTCGTTTCGTACGTTGTCGATGTTCACCGCCGCTTTGTGTCTATTGCTAGCGTTGATCTGGGGCTTGATGCCGGACGAGTTGCTGGCGATCTGGGGAATTGAATATTCCACGGCGACAGGCCTTGTCGCCCGGCGCAGCGCGGTGGTGTTTGCGGCGCTGGGGTTGATTTTCTATTGGGTTCGAAACGAGGCGCCGTCGGTGACTCGCAGCGCGCTGTGCAGCGGTTTTATGGTGGGTTGTTTCGGTTTGGCCGCATTGGGTTTCGGTGAATGGCTCAATGGCCACGCCGGGCCGGGCATATTGCTGGCGGTCCTGGTTGAGCTGGCGCTGGGCCTGGGCTTTCTTCAGACCCGGCGCCTGTCGGTAGAACTCGAAACCGTGGGCTAAAGAGCGCTGCTTACTCTGTGCGGGATTTCCACGGACTGTTGTTTGGTGCGCAGTTCGGCGATCAGTTCGTTGATTTCCCGACAACCATTAAGTGCCGAAGCATCGATCCCGGTCACGTGCAGGTCAAGCGCGTCGGTTTGACCGTCCGCATACACCTTGACGGTCATCAACAACTCTGGGGACAGCGTGCATTGGCAGCGTTTAGGTAAAAAACTGCTTTCGATGATGTTGCGAAGTTCCAAGGCAGAAAGAAACATGGCGACCCTCTCCTTTGTGAGACTGCCAATAACGATCGACGCTGACTCATGTGTCATCCCGGCCAGCTTAAGAACAGCTGAAGCATAAAACATGCCTCGAATTTCGCCGTGCAGCTCATCGGTAAATCAATGATTTAGCGCCAGGGCTTATAAAAACTGCCGTGCAATTCGCAAGAAGCACCTTGAGCGCTCATGCAATCTGCACACAAGCCGCCACGGGTTTGCATTAACCCTTGCGCGCAGTAAGAATGCCGCCACGTACTTCATCACCAGCAAGGAGGCATCATGGGTTCTTTGACGTTCACTTCGGCTGTCGGGCTAATCGTTGCCGGACTGTCAACCGTGGCACATGCCGCGAAGCTTGAAACCGTCGCTCCCTTTCCAAAACCCGAAAGCGGTTTTACCCGCCAGGTCATTCACCTCGCCCCGCAAGCCAAAGAGGACGACTTTCAGGTTGAAATCCTCGCCGGCAAAACCCTGACCGTGGACTGCAATCGCCAACGGCTGGGCGGGATGCTTGAGGAAAAAAACCTTGAAGGCTGGGGGTACCCGTTCTACCGACTGGAAAACGTCATCGGGCCGATGAGCACGTTGATGGCCTGCCCTGACGGCAAGAGCAAAAAAGACTTCGTGCCGGTGGTCGGTGACGGCTTCATGTTGCGTTACAACAGCAAGCTGCCGATCGTGCTTTACGTGCCGAAAGACATCGAAGTCCGCTATCGGATCTGGTCGGCGTCGAGCAAGGTCGAGAACGCCGTTCAGGAGTAACCACGCCCTGCCTCACGCCGGTGTGGCACTCAATGCCGCACGCTCGGCCACGTGGCGCAAACTGCCGAAGTTGATGTTGGCCCCCGAGTCGATCGCCACCAGCGTTTGACCCCGGGCACCGGTTTGCGCCACGTACTTCTTGATCCCGGCGACGGCCAGCGCGCCGGACGGTTCGGTGATCGAGCGGGTATCGTCGTAGATGTTCTTGATCGCGGCGCAAAGCTCATCATTGCTGACCGTCATCACCTCATCGACGCAAAATCGGCAGACTTCGAAGCCATAGGCGCCGATCTGTGCCACCGCCACGCCATCGGCGAAGGTGCCGACATTCGGCAGGACCACTCGCTCATCTGCTTGCAGTGCAGCGGCCAGACACGCCGAATGTTCTGACTCGACGCCGATGATGCGCACTTCAGGGCGCAGGTATTTGACGTACGCGGCGATGCCGGCGATTAAACCTCCACCGCCCACCGGAACAAAGATCGCATCCAACGGGCCTTGATGCTGGCGCAGGATCTCCATCGCCACCGTGCCTTGCCCGGCAATGACATCCGGGTCGTCGAAGGGCGAAACAAAGGTGCGACCGGTTTGCTCGGCCAGGCCCAGCGCATGATCGAGGGCGAACGGAAAACTCTCACCGTGCAACACCGCCTCTGCCCCACGACTGCGAACCCCGAGCACTTTCAGTTCCGGCGTGGTGCACGGCATGACGATGGTCGCGGCAATCCCCAACTCCCGCGCTGCCAGCGCCACACCTTGCGCATGATTGCCTGCCGAGGCGGTGATCACGCCACGCGCTTTTTGCTCATCACTGAGCTGAACCAGTTTGTTGTAGGCGCCCCGGATCTTGAAGGAGAACGTCGGTTGCAAATCCTCGCGCTTGAGCAGGACCTGATTGCCCAAGGCTTCGGACAACCCCGGTGCCGCTTGCAACGGCGTGCGCACCGCCAGTTCGTACACCGGCGCGGCGAGGATCTTTTTTACATAGTGCTCAAGCAAGGTCTGTTGGGCGTGCGTGCTGGTCATGGTCGTCTCCTGGCGTTGTTCGGGGCCCGAGAGACAGAAAGTAAAAACCCGCCTCTAGGGCGGGTTGGGTGCTGCAGTCGTGAGCTAGCCCGCCAGATAAGGAATGGCGGTAATAATGCTTGGCTGGCAGCGCAATACGGTGGAAGTCATGGCTGGAAATTAGCCTTGGGTTGATGGCAAGTCAATGGCCAATTTTCGTCTGGATGATTGTAGGACTGCTGCGCCCGAGCACGGACCGGCCGGCGCAGGCTGCGCCAGCTGCTACAGGGGCCGGTGCGACCACCGGGGTTATTTCAGGCCCACCTTGTACAGCGCGCCATTGTCCTCATCGGTCAACACATACAAGTACCCATCCGGGCCTTGGCGCACATCGCGGATTCGCGCCTTGAGTTCACCGAGCAATCGCTCTTCGTGAACCACTTTGTCGCCATCGAACTGCAAGCGAATCAGTTCCTGGCTGACCAGCGCCCCGATGAACGCGTTGTGCTGCCAGGCCTTGAATCGATCACTGTCGTAGAACGCCAGTCCGCTCAACCCCGGGGACCTCTCCCAGACATGATGAGGCGCCACCGTGCCTTCGGCGGACTTGCCTTTGGCTTCGGGGATCGGCTGGCCCGAATAGTTGATGCCGTGGGTTGCCAGCGGCCAGCCGTAGTTTTTCCCGCGTTCGATGATGTTCAATTCATCACCGCCCTGAGGTCCGTGTTCGTTCTCCCAGAGAACGCCGGTCCATGGATTGAGCGCTGCGCCTTGCGGGTTACGCTGGCCATAGGACCAGATTTCCGGACGTACGCCTGCCTGACCGACAAAGGGATTGTCGTCCGGCACTTTGCCGTCCGGGTAAATCCGTACGACTTTGCCTTGCAGCTTGTCGAGGTCCTGAGCCGTTGGCCGGTCATTGTTTTCACCGAGCGTGATGAACAGATAGCCATCACGGTCGAACACCAATCGTGAACCGAAGTGGTTGCCGACAGAAAGCTTCGGCTCCTGGCGGAAGATCACCTGGAAATTCCTCAGGGTTTTCAGGTCTTCGGACAATTGCCCCCGGCCTACCGCCGTGCCAGCGTTGTCCCCCGCCCCACCCCCTTCGGCATACGACAGGTAAACCGTGCGGTCTTGCTTGAAGTCGGGGGACAGCACCACATCCAGCAAGCCGCCCTGGCCTTTGGCCCAGACCTTCGGTACACCATCAATCGGGTCGGAGATTTTCCCGTCAACGCTGACGACGCGCAGATGACCGGGGCGCTCGGTCACCAGCATGCCCGTGCGATCCGGCAGGAATGCCAGTGACCATGGATGCTCCAGCCCCTTGGCGAGCGTGGTGACTTGCAGGGTGCCCTGCTCGCTTTGCAGATCCTGAGTCGTGGCCGCGAACACGGGGGCTGCAGCGGTGATGAGGGCGCTGACGCACAAGGTGGCCAGTAGGGTTTTACGCAACATGCACGCTTCCTTTTTTATCGTTCCGGTTCAACGGTTACTGGTGCCTGTATCGCGCGGAGGTGGATTGGGAATGAATGTCGGCGGGCTGGAGGGCGTTGATGGGGTCGAAGGATAACGGTTGCCGATGCCGCCGTTATCCAGGGTCGGAGGCCGTGGCACCGGCATGGTGTTTGGCCCGCGAATGGCCGGGGCACTGGATTGCGAGCCTTGCATGCTGTTCGGGTTGGCTCGGCGAATCGGGCTGTTATAGGGATTGCTGGAAGCCCCCGTCGGGCTTTGCGCCAGGAGCAATGATGACGATTGCACTGGCGATGCGTTCGCCAGACTGCTCAGCAAACAACTCAGCGTCAGGGTGGTGCAGCCGAGCACATATCTGTTCATGGAGGGAGCCTCTCGACGTGGATAGTGTCTTCGATAGCACGCTACGCCCGAGGTTCGGATTTGTTAACTAAAACCTCCTTCACAAGGTGTAACACGAGTTGACTACGCCGCCAGGCCAGGGCCACACAACCGGCTGAAACTTTTGCGTGAGGCCGCCGGTCACCTGATTATCACTTTCGGGAAGACGACCATGGCACGGGCAATCTGGAAAGGCGCAATCAGTTTCGGGCTGGTGCATATCCCTGTGGCGCTGGTCTCGGCGACATCCTCCCAAGGGGTGGATTTCGACTGGCTCGACAGCCGCAGCATGGAGCCGGTCGGGTACAAGCGGGTAAACAAGGTCACCGGCAAAGAAGTCACCAAGGAGCACATCGTCAAAGGTGTGCAATACGAAAAAGGTCGGTACGTGGTCCTCAGCGAAGAGGAAATCAAATCGGCGCACCCTTTATCCACCCAAACCATCGACATCTTTTCCTTTGTCGACCGTGAGCAGATCCCCCTGCAAAACATCGATACGCCCTACTACCTCGCCCCTGATAAACGCGGTGGCAAGGTGTACGCGCTGTTGCGCGAAACGTTGAGCAAAACCAATAAAGTCGCCCTCGCCCATGTAGTGCTGCACACACGTCAGCACCTGGCGGCGTTGATGCCGCTGGAGTCTTCAATGGTATTGGTGATGTTGCGTTGGCCCGCCGAAGTGCGCAGCCTCGATACGCTCGAGCTGGGCAGCGAGGTGACCAAGCCCGAACTGGCCAAGGGTGAACTCGATATGGCCAAACGCCTGGTGCAAGACATGAGCGCCGACTGGAAACCTGAGGACTACCGCGACAGCTTCGAAGACAAGATCATGGCGCTGGTCGAGAAAAAGGCCAATGAAGGCAAGATCGAGGATGTCGAGACAGCGACCGGTGAAGAGGCGCGCAAAACAGCGGATGTGATTGATCTGACCGAATTGCTTAAACGTAGCCTGGGAAGCAAGGGCAGCGCCAAAGCCAAACCGACGGCACCGAAAAAAGCCACTAGGACTTCTCGTGGTTAGCCAGGCCTTCAGATCAGAAAAATCAGCACGAGCAACCCGGCAAAGATCGCCCACTTTTCCAGGTAGTAGCGCTTGCGGTTGCGCTTTTTCAGCGCTTTGCCACGCAGGCGGATTTTGTAGATCCGGGTGAACAGGCGGTTGATGCCGCCGGTCCTGTCACCCGCATCGTTTGGCGCACCGGCCGCCGACATCACGGTCCGGCTAAACCAGTCGTTGAACACTGCCGCCCAGCGATACTTCATCGGGCGCTCGATGTCGCAAAACAGGATGATGCGGTTTTGCTGCGTGGTGTTTTCGGCGTAATGAATGAAGGTTTCGTCGAACATCACCGCTTCGCCATCGCGCCAATGGTAGTTCTGGCCGTCGACATTGATGTAGCAACCTTCTTCGTTCGGCGTTTCCAGGCCCAAGTGATAACGGTAGGAACCGGCATAAGGATCGCGATGACGGACCAGCCTGGAACCCGGTGGCAGTTCTGCGAACATCGCGGCCTTGATCGAGCCAATGCCTTGGACCAATTCAGTGGTGCGCGGGCAGAGCTTCATCGCCGAAGGATGGCTGTCGCCGTACCATTTCAGGTAAAAACGTTTCCAGCCCGATTTGAAGAACGAGTTGAAGCCGACGTCGTTGTATTGATCGGAGCGTTTGATCTCTCCGGCGTTCAACAGGTTCTGGCCTTCGGCGCGGATGTCTTGCCAATGCGCCTGCAACGGGCTCAAATCTGGAAAATCAGCTGGATCCAGATACGGTTTGGTGGGGATTTTCGAAAACAGATACAAGAAGCAATTGAGTGGCGCCAGAAACGAAGAGTGATCACTCAACTGGCGGCCCAACCTGTGGCGCACGCGCCCACGCAAGTGCACGTATGCAATGGAGACCAGGTAAATAAAGGCAATGATCAGTTTCACAAAAACCATCACACGTTGGACGTGAAAACGAAACGGCGGCCCTGGTAGCATCGTCGCCAGGCATGTACCGGCTGTCGTTATCGTGTTGAAAAATTGCATTTTAGCCACTGGTCGTCACAAAAAGTTAGCTTCCAGCGGTGAAAATCTGTTGGTGGATACCGTCAATGCGATCGAGCGGGCTCAACGCCCTATCGTTTAAAGAGCCAGACCAGTACAATCGCCGCCAAACATTACGCGCCCCCCTTGGTTGATGACGGGAATGAACCCCGTCTCAGCGCACTTCGACTCGGGCCAAGCGCTCCATATGCTGCTGTCCACTTATTGCCAGATGGACCTTCCGCTTCTGACCGGGATGCATTTCCCGTGGTTTGAATACCGGAAACGGGTACTGAATCGGTACTGCCGCAACCCTAGCTACTCTGAATGCTTCGCAGGAAAAACCTTTGATCTCTACAGCTAACATCACGATGCAGTTCGGCGCCAAGCCGCTATTCGAAAACGTTTCGGTCAAGTTCGGCGCGGGTAACCGCTACGGCCTGATCGGCGCCAACGGTTGCGGCAAGTCGACTTTCATGAAAATCCTCGGTGGCGACCTCGAGCCGTCCGGCGGCCAGGTCATGCTCGAGCCGAACGTGCGTCTGGGTAAATTGCGCCAGGACCAGTTCGCCTACGAAGAATTCACCGTGATCGATACCGTGATCATGGGTCACGAAGAGCTGTGGAAGGTCAAGGCCGAGCGCGATCGCATCTACTCGCTGCCGGAAATGACCGAAGAAGACGGCATGGCCGTGGCCGAGCTGGAAACCGAATTCGCCGAAATGGACGGATACACCGCCGAATCCCGTGCCGGCGAGCTGTTGCTGGGCCTGGGTATCGGCATCGAGCAACACTTTGGCCCGATGAGCGAGGTTTCCCCAGGCTGGAAACTGCGTGTATTGCTGGCTCAGGCGCTGTTCTCCGATCCTGAAGTGCTGTTGCTCGACGAACCGACCAACCACCTGGACATCAATACCATCCGCTGGCTGGAAAACATTCTGACCCAGCGCTCCAGCCTGATGATCATCATCTCTCACGACCGTCACTTCCTGAACAGCGTGTGCACCCACATGGCTGACCTGGATTACGGCGAGCTGCGTCTGTTCCCGGGCAACTACGACGAGTACATGACCGTAGCGACCCAGTCCCGCGAGCAACTGCTGTCGGACAATGCCAAGAAGAAGGCGCAGATCTCGGAACTGCAATCGTTCGTCAGCCGCTTCTCGGCCAACGCCTCGAAAGCCAAGCAGGCCACCTCCCGCGCCAAGGCAATCGACAAGATCCAGCTGGCCGAGGTCAAGCCTTCGAGCCGTGTGAGCCCGTTCATCCGTTTCGAACAAACCAAGAAGCTGCACCGTCAGGCGGTCATCGTCGAGCGCATGGCCAAAGGCTTCGACGGCAAGACCCTGTTCAAGGACTTCAGCTTCCAGGTTGAAGCGGGCGAGCGCGTGGCGATCATCGGCCCGAACGGTATCGGTAAAACCACCCTGCTGCGCACCCTGGTCAACGAACTGACCCCGGATGCCGGCACCGTGAAATGGACCGACGCCGCCGAGCTGGGCTACTACGCCCAGGACCACGCACACGACTTCGAAGACGACTGTAACCTGTTCGACTGGATGGGCCAGTGGACTCAGGGCGGCGAGCAAATCGTTCGCGGCACCCTGGGGCGCATGCTGTTCTCCAACGACGAGATCCTCAAGTCGGTCAAGGTCATTTCCGGTGGTGAGCAAGGCCGCATGCTGTTCGGCAAACTGATCCTGCAAAAGCCGAACGTGCTGATCATGGACGAACCGACCAACCACTTGGACATGGAATCCATCGAGGCGCTGAACCTGGCGCTGGAAAACTACCCGGGCACGCTGATCTTCGTCAGCCACGACCGTGAGTTCGTATCGTCGTTGGCCACCCGCATTATCGAACTCAGCCCTAGCGGCGTGATCGATTTCAGCGGCACCTATGACGATTACCTGCGCAGCCAGGGTGTAGTGTTCTAAATAGCTGCCCTGCTTCAACTGAAAGCCCTGTCCTTGTGACGGGGCTTTTTGCATTTCATCGATTGTTCCCACGCTCCGCGTGGGAATGCAGCCCGGGATGCTCCGCGTCCCTTCCGGAACCGAACGTGGAGCGTCCGTTGAGGCATTCCCACGCAGAGCGTGGGAACGATCATCGCCACAACAAAAAATAGTTAGCCTGCTTTCTTTTATTTCAAGCCCACGCCATGATGCAGCTCTCCCACCGCCGCCCGCGAACGAGCCCTCATGTCTGCGCAGCAGTTGCCCCCGCAAAGCTCCCTGACGATCACCCTGCAGATCGTCTCTATCGTTTTTTATACCTTTATTGCCTTCCTCTGCATCGGTCTGCCGATTGCGGTGTTGCCGGGGTATGTCCATGAACAACTAGGTTTCAGCGCGATCATCGCGGGGCTGACCATTGGCTCGCAGTACCTGGCCACCTTGCTCAGCCGGCCCATGGCCGGGCGCATGTCGGACAGTATCGGCACCAAACGCGCGATTGTTTACGGGTTGTCCGGGATAGTGCTGAGCGGCGTGTTGACGCTGATTTCGACGTTGCTGCAGAGCATGCCGCTGGTGAGTCTGTTGATCCTGATTGCCGGCCGTTTGCTGCTCGGGATCGCCCAAGGCTTGATCGGCGTCGGCACTATCAGTTGGTGCATGGGCCAGGTCGGCGCGGAGCACACCGCCCGTTCCATTTCCTGGAACGGCATCGCGTCGTACGGCGCCATTGCCATCGGTGCGCCACTGGGTGTGGTGATGGTCGCCGACTATGGTTTCGCCAGTCTGGGGATCGCACTGTCGCTGCTGGCGCTGGGCGCGTTGCTGCTGATCCGCAACAAACCGTCGGTGCCGGTGGTTCGCGGTGAGCGGCTGCCCTTTTGGGCGGTGTTCGGGCGCATTGCGCCGTTTGGTGCAAGCCTGAGCCTGGCGTCCATCGGTTATGGCACGCTCACCACTTTTATTACCTTGTACTACGTCAGCCGTGGTTGGGCCGGTGCCGCGTATTGCCTGACCGTATTCGGCGTCTGCTTTATTCTGGCGCGTCTGTTGTTCATCTCCAGCATCAGCCGGTTCGGTGGATTCACTTCGGCCATTGCCTGCATGTGCATTGAAACCGTGGGCCTGGTGCTGCTGTGGCTGGCGCCTTCGACGGGTTATGCGCTGATCGGCGCGGGCCTGACCGGTTTTGGCTTGTCGCTGGTTTACCCGGCGCTCGGCGTCGAGGCGATCAAGCAAGTCCCCAATTCCAGTCGCGGCGCGGGCCTGAGTGCTTACGCGGTGTTTTTTGATTTGGCACTGGCGATTGCCGGGCCACTGATGGGCGCGGTGGCGTTGAACCTAGGGTATACGTGGATATTCTTTAGCGCGGCGTTGTTGTCGGTAACCGGGTTGGGTCTAACGCTGCTACTCAAACGCCGTGCAATGGCCTAGCCAACACTCAATCCTGTAGCAGCTGGCGAAGCCTGCGTCCGGCTGCGTAGCAGTCGCAAACCCTGACAGCGCGGTCTACCTGAAACACCTTAGCGGCTGATTTTACGACTGCTGCGCAGCCGGACGCAGGCTTCGCCAGCTGCTACAGGGGTTGCGGTGTTCACTGATCCGCGGTTTGCAGACCTGCGCGGGTTGCGATGCCCAGGGTGCGGGAGAAGAAACGCCCGGCTTCGGAAATCATGTCGCGATGGATGCCTTCGCGGTCGACCCCATCGGCGTCGGTACACAGTGCTGGCATGGCAATGATCTGCTCTTCGTTGCACGGGGCCATGAACACGAAATGCCCCGCGCCGGCCAACAACTTGAAGTCGGGGGCAATCGGCAACTTGCGCGCAAGCGCCGCTGCGTTCTTGTCGAACGCGACCAGTTTGTCGCCGTCGCCGCTGTAAAGCAGCACCGGCACATGCACATCGGCCAGGGTGTGACGGCCGAACTTCAAGCTCAGCGGCGCCATCAATAGCAACGCATGCACGCGCGGGTCGGCCACGGGTTGAAGGTCATCGCGGTCGACGATCAATTCACCCTTGGTGTTGCAGGCATCGCGGTCGTCCGGGCGTTCCTCGCAATACCGACGCAGACGATCCAGGTCAGGCGTGGCACCGGACAGGATCAACGCCGTCTCACCGCCCGCCGAATAGCCAATCACCCCGACCTGATTGGCATTGACGAATGGCGCGAGCATGCGATCACCCAAGGTAGCGGTGATGGCTTCGGAAATCTGGATGGGTCGGCCGTAAAGGTTACTCAGCGTACCGAGGCGGCTGTGGTCTTTGGAGTTGTCGCCAGGATGGATCACCGCGACCACCACAAAGCCTTTGCGCGCCAGCGAGGTGGCGAGGTCGTGCAGGGCCAGCGGGGTTCCGGTGTTGCCGTGGGACAGCATCAGCATCGGGAAGCGCCCGATGGCAACAGCGCTGTCTTCGCCGGCTTCGACGGTGTAACCCTCGATTTTACTGGTGTGCTCCCTGTCACTGGAGGGATAGAACGCGATGGCGTGCATCGGTTGCAAATCGAGGGGGTCGAGAAAACTCATCTCATGGAAGCCGACGCTCCAGTGAGGATGTGGCGCAGGCGCGGCGTGCACTGAATTCAGGCTGCTGAGCAGGCAAAACAGTAACGTTGCACAAAGACGCACCATAAGGATGCCCCACCATTTTGTTACTTGACCGGAAAGCCCGTTCTCCTCGGATCATCGAGGCAGCGGCCTTGTACCAGCATTTGCGGCCAACAAGGTCATTGCAGAACGGGAACGTTAACCCGTTACTGCATAACCTGGGCCACAACCTGAAACGGCCAGAAACAAAAAACTCCGTATCTGGCACTTGCGTGGCCAGAATACAGAGTTTTTTGGGGTATTGCCCTAGCAGTTTGCTGCCTTTACGCAAGCCTTACGCGGCGGCGAACAATTGCTCGCTGATTTGCGCTTGAGCATC
It encodes the following:
- a CDS encoding DUF2790 domain-containing protein — translated: MNTRTLIFATALTCTAFAGLAQANDTPSSQAVPYHYGMPLNVGKVVALTEPTTDECKVITADMKYIDTSGKPEEITYRKLSDACSYQN
- a CDS encoding DUF1652 domain-containing protein, which codes for MFLSALELRNIIESSFLPKRCQCTLSPELLMTVKVYADGQTDALDLHVTGIDASALNGCREINELIAELRTKQQSVEIPHRVSSAL
- the eco gene encoding serine protease inhibitor ecotin; translation: MGSLTFTSAVGLIVAGLSTVAHAAKLETVAPFPKPESGFTRQVIHLAPQAKEDDFQVEILAGKTLTVDCNRQRLGGMLEEKNLEGWGYPFYRLENVIGPMSTLMACPDGKSKKDFVPVVGDGFMLRYNSKLPIVLYVPKDIEVRYRIWSASSKVENAVQE
- a CDS encoding PQQ-dependent sugar dehydrogenase; its protein translation is MLRKTLLATLCVSALITAAAPVFAATTQDLQSEQGTLQVTTLAKGLEHPWSLAFLPDRTGMLVTERPGHLRVVSVDGKISDPIDGVPKVWAKGQGGLLDVVLSPDFKQDRTVYLSYAEGGGAGDNAGTAVGRGQLSEDLKTLRNFQVIFRQEPKLSVGNHFGSRLVFDRDGYLFITLGENNDRPTAQDLDKLQGKVVRIYPDGKVPDDNPFVGQAGVRPEIWSYGQRNPQGAALNPWTGVLWENEHGPQGGDELNIIERGKNYGWPLATHGINYSGQPIPEAKGKSAEGTVAPHHVWERSPGLSGLAFYDSDRFKAWQHNAFIGALVSQELIRLQFDGDKVVHEERLLGELKARIRDVRQGPDGYLYVLTDEDNGALYKVGLK
- a CDS encoding Ku protein, giving the protein MARAIWKGAISFGLVHIPVALVSATSSQGVDFDWLDSRSMEPVGYKRVNKVTGKEVTKEHIVKGVQYEKGRYVVLSEEEIKSAHPLSTQTIDIFSFVDREQIPLQNIDTPYYLAPDKRGGKVYALLRETLSKTNKVALAHVVLHTRQHLAALMPLESSMVLVMLRWPAEVRSLDTLELGSEVTKPELAKGELDMAKRLVQDMSADWKPEDYRDSFEDKIMALVEKKANEGKIEDVETATGEEARKTADVIDLTELLKRSLGSKGSAKAKPTAPKKATRTSRG
- the lpxO gene encoding lipid A hydroxylase LpxO, with the protein product MKLIIAFIYLVSIAYVHLRGRVRHRLGRQLSDHSSFLAPLNCFLYLFSKIPTKPYLDPADFPDLSPLQAHWQDIRAEGQNLLNAGEIKRSDQYNDVGFNSFFKSGWKRFYLKWYGDSHPSAMKLCPRTTELVQGIGSIKAAMFAELPPGSRLVRHRDPYAGSYRYHLGLETPNEEGCYINVDGQNYHWRDGEAVMFDETFIHYAENTTQQNRIILFCDIERPMKYRWAAVFNDWFSRTVMSAAGAPNDAGDRTGGINRLFTRIYKIRLRGKALKKRNRKRYYLEKWAIFAGLLVLIFLI
- a CDS encoding ABC-F family ATPase; protein product: MISTANITMQFGAKPLFENVSVKFGAGNRYGLIGANGCGKSTFMKILGGDLEPSGGQVMLEPNVRLGKLRQDQFAYEEFTVIDTVIMGHEELWKVKAERDRIYSLPEMTEEDGMAVAELETEFAEMDGYTAESRAGELLLGLGIGIEQHFGPMSEVSPGWKLRVLLAQALFSDPEVLLLDEPTNHLDINTIRWLENILTQRSSLMIIISHDRHFLNSVCTHMADLDYGELRLFPGNYDEYMTVATQSREQLLSDNAKKKAQISELQSFVSRFSANASKAKQATSRAKAIDKIQLAEVKPSSRVSPFIRFEQTKKLHRQAVIVERMAKGFDGKTLFKDFSFQVEAGERVAIIGPNGIGKTTLLRTLVNELTPDAGTVKWTDAAELGYYAQDHAHDFEDDCNLFDWMGQWTQGGEQIVRGTLGRMLFSNDEILKSVKVISGGEQGRMLFGKLILQKPNVLIMDEPTNHLDMESIEALNLALENYPGTLIFVSHDREFVSSLATRIIELSPSGVIDFSGTYDDYLRSQGVVF
- a CDS encoding MFS transporter; its protein translation is MSAQQLPPQSSLTITLQIVSIVFYTFIAFLCIGLPIAVLPGYVHEQLGFSAIIAGLTIGSQYLATLLSRPMAGRMSDSIGTKRAIVYGLSGIVLSGVLTLISTLLQSMPLVSLLILIAGRLLLGIAQGLIGVGTISWCMGQVGAEHTARSISWNGIASYGAIAIGAPLGVVMVADYGFASLGIALSLLALGALLLIRNKPSVPVVRGERLPFWAVFGRIAPFGASLSLASIGYGTLTTFITLYYVSRGWAGAAYCLTVFGVCFILARLLFISSISRFGGFTSAIACMCIETVGLVLLWLAPSTGYALIGAGLTGFGLSLVYPALGVEAIKQVPNSSRGAGLSAYAVFFDLALAIAGPLMGAVALNLGYTWIFFSAALLSVTGLGLTLLLKRRAMA
- a CDS encoding dienelactone hydrolase, whose protein sequence is MVRLCATLLFCLLSSLNSVHAAPAPHPHWSVGFHEMSFLDPLDLQPMHAIAFYPSSDREHTSKIEGYTVEAGEDSAVAIGRFPMLMLSHGNTGTPLALHDLATSLARKGFVVVAVIHPGDNSKDHSRLGTLSNLYGRPIQISEAITATLGDRMLAPFVNANQVGVIGYSAGGETALILSGATPDLDRLRRYCEERPDDRDACNTKGELIVDRDDLQPVADPRVHALLLMAPLSLKFGRHTLADVHVPVLLYSGDGDKLVAFDKNAAALARKLPIAPDFKLLAGAGHFVFMAPCNEEQIIAMPALCTDADGVDREGIHRDMISEAGRFFSRTLGIATRAGLQTADQ